A window from Solanum stenotomum isolate F172 chromosome 7, ASM1918654v1, whole genome shotgun sequence encodes these proteins:
- the LOC125871514 gene encoding UDP-glycosyltransferase 86A1-like, translating into MAKQLHPHALVIPCPYQGHINPAIHLSLKLASKGFIITFINTQFIHSQITNAHSPPGLENIFSKACESGLDIRYLTISDGFPLEFDRNMNSLPFLEGLINGFSKHVDKLVGELVKEDCIDPINCLIADTFLVWPSIIAKKYEIVHVSFFTEPALVFALYYHLDLLEENGHSGSHENRQDIVDYIPGVKSIKSSDLPSLFQNSVVHQLIYKAFQDVRKADIIIANTVQELELETITSIQENHKFYAIGPIVSANFTELTISSSLWSEHDCTQWLDAKPCGSVLYVSFGSVALVNKEDILELAHGLMLSEVNFIWVLRFNVLGEDENDILPVGYKEKVKNRGLIVPWCNQTRVISHSAVGGFLSHCGWNSVVESIWCGVPLICSPLVTDQLANRKLVVYDWKVGINLRDEESITREEVCDKIKYLMNEETSSNLRKNVAQVKETFHDTLATNGSSNVNFNKFVEELKMKISLA; encoded by the exons atggcaAAACAGCTTCATCCTCATGCCTTGGTAATTCCATGCCCATATCAAGGTCATATAAATCCAGCAATCCATTTATCGTTAAAACTTGCTTCAAAAGGATTCATCATAACTTTTATCAACACACAATTCATTCATTCCCAAATAACAAATGCCCATTCACCTCCCGGGCTCGAAAATATCTTCTCTAAAGCCTGTGAATCTGGGCTTGACATACGTTATTTAACTATTTCCGATGGATTTCCGTTGGAATTCGATCGGAATATGAATTCGTTACCATTTTTGGAAGGTCTAATAAATGGATTTTCGAAGCATGTTGATAAACTAGTTGGGGAATTAGTGAAAGAGGATTGTATTGATCCAATTAATTGTTTGATTGCTGATACTTTCCTTGTTTGGCCATCGATTATCGCAAAAAAATACGAGATTGTTCATGTTTCATTCTTCACTGAGCCAGCTTTGGTTTTTGCTCTCTATTATCATTTGGATTTGCTTGAAGAAAATGGACACTCTGGCTCTCATG AAAATCGGCAAGATATTGTTGATTATATTCCTGGAGTTAAATCAATCAAATCAAGTGACTTGCCATCCTTGTTCCAAAATTCAGTGGTGCACCAATTGATCTACAAGGCATTTCAAGATGTTCGAAAAGCTGATATAATAATAGCCAATACTGTTCAGGAGCTTGAACTTGAAACCATCACATCGATTCAAGAAAACCACAAGTTCTACGCCATTGGTCCAATTGTGTCCGCGAATTTCACTGAACTAACTATTTCGAGTAGCCTATGGTCCGAGCACGATTGCACCCAATGGCTCGATGCCAAGCCTTGTGGTTCGGTCTTGTACGTCTCGTTTGGGAGTGTGGCTCTTGTCAACAAAGAGGATATTCTTGAATTAGCTCATGGACTTATGCTTAGTGAAGTTAATTTCATTTGGGTACTTAGGTTTAATGTTTTAGGTGAAgatgaaaatgatattttgcCTGTTGGATATAAAGAAAAAGTGAAGAATCGAGGGTTGATCGTGCCATGGTGCAACCAAACGAGGGTCATTTCACATTCAGCAGTCGGAGGTTTCTTGAGTCATTGTGGATGGAATTCTGTTGTGGAAAGCATTTGGTGTGGGGTGCCGTTGATTTGTTCTCCACTTGTCACCGATCAACTTGCCAATCGGAAATTAGTGGTTTATGATTGGAAAGTTGGAATCAATCTTCGTGACGAGGAATCGATCACGAGAGAGGAAGTATGCGATAAgattaaatatttgatgaatGAAGAGACTTCGAGTAATTTAAGGAAGAATGTTGCACAAGTGAAAGAGACATTTCATGATACATTAGCTACGAATGGATCATCAAATGTTAATTTTAACAAGTttgttgaagaattgaagaTGAAGATTAGTTTAGCTTGA